One Granulicella sp. 5B5 DNA window includes the following coding sequences:
- a CDS encoding molybdenum cofactor biosynthesis protein MoaE, translating into MRVRLLTFGPLKSALPEGGRWCELPQGASVAALLADLRNTGVFSEAALHSAAIAINQEYAVPTATLHDGDEVAILPPVSGGADPIPDSPLVSITRDPIDAAAILASVKAGPDGAVVVFDGIVRDNTRGRQTLYLDYEAYEEMALRQMQLLRAEALEHKDAREVAIVHRLGRLHIGETSVLIAVASAHRGVAFDACRWVIDTLKKTVPIWKKEQFADGAVWADGEPFPEDLSGSSR; encoded by the coding sequence ATGCGCGTTCGCCTGCTCACCTTCGGCCCTCTCAAGTCTGCCCTGCCTGAAGGCGGCCGCTGGTGCGAGCTCCCGCAGGGCGCCTCAGTCGCCGCGCTGCTCGCCGATCTGCGCAACACCGGCGTCTTCTCCGAGGCCGCGCTGCACTCCGCCGCCATCGCCATCAACCAGGAGTACGCCGTGCCCACTGCCACGCTTCACGATGGCGACGAGGTCGCAATCCTCCCGCCGGTCAGCGGCGGCGCAGACCCTATTCCCGACTCACCGCTGGTCTCCATCACACGTGACCCCATCGACGCCGCGGCGATTCTCGCCTCGGTCAAGGCCGGTCCCGATGGCGCAGTCGTCGTCTTCGACGGCATCGTCCGCGACAACACCCGTGGCCGCCAGACGCTCTACCTCGACTACGAAGCTTACGAGGAGATGGCCCTGCGCCAGATGCAGCTCCTCCGCGCCGAAGCCCTGGAGCACAAGGACGCGCGCGAAGTTGCCATCGTGCATCGCCTCGGCCGTCTGCACATCGGCGAGACCAGCGTGCTCATCGCCGTCGCTTCCGCGCATCGCGGCGTCGCCTTCGACGCCTGCCGCTGGGTAATCGACACCCTCAAAAAGACCGTCCCAATCTGGAAGAAGGAACAGTTTGCCGACGGGGCCGTCTGGGCCGATGGCGAGCCGTTTCCTGAGGACCTTTCCGGAAGCTCACGATGA